One part of the Cellvibrionales bacterium genome encodes these proteins:
- a CDS encoding succinate dehydrogenase assembly factor 2 — protein sequence MSEKHNFQRVRWHSRRGMLELDLALVPFADKHFQALPEADQDAYVKLLEAEDQDLLAWRLGHSAPENPDLVRILQIIKNSQ from the coding sequence ATGTCAGAAAAACATAATTTTCAGCGCGTGCGTTGGCACAGCAGGCGTGGGATGCTGGAGTTAGATTTGGCACTGGTGCCGTTTGCCGACAAACATTTCCAAGCGTTGCCGGAAGCGGATCAAGACGCGTATGTGAAACTGCTAGAGGCGGAAGACCAAGATTTGCTGGCGTGGCGTTTAGGTCACTCTGCACCAGAAAATCCTGATCTGGTGCGTATTCTGCAAATCATTAAAAACAGTCAGTGA
- a CDS encoding restriction endonuclease, with amino-acid sequence MSADLPKFNDTFLPILETLRSGEIISGRELLRRVEEKYYSNLPKHILEQTMKSGGRLIENRIAWGKSYLKKGGMVHFPQRGLVQITEKGKAASSETCTLDALQQNVISFYEPENSSKGKIGIENSASPQDLIDAGFEEIERKVKEELLAKLKEIDPYTFERIILILLNKMGYGDFIETSKSGDGGIDGIINEDQLGLEKIYIQAKRYNENKVRETDIRNFIGAMSGDTRKGIFVTTSSFDDKAKTKAKDAHHTIILIEGSKLVDLMHKFNVGVQIKEQYEIKALDNDFFDSEEV; translated from the coding sequence ATGAGTGCTGATCTTCCAAAGTTCAACGACACATTTCTGCCAATTTTAGAAACTCTCAGAAGCGGAGAAATCATCAGCGGAAGAGAACTCTTGCGAAGAGTAGAAGAAAAATACTACTCCAACCTTCCGAAGCACATCCTAGAACAGACAATGAAAAGCGGCGGCAGGCTAATAGAGAACAGAATCGCCTGGGGAAAATCGTATCTAAAAAAAGGAGGGATGGTGCATTTCCCTCAAAGAGGCCTTGTACAAATCACAGAAAAAGGCAAAGCCGCGAGCAGCGAGACCTGCACCCTTGATGCACTACAGCAAAATGTTATTTCATTTTATGAACCAGAGAATTCCTCAAAAGGAAAAATAGGCATTGAAAACTCAGCAAGCCCACAAGACTTAATAGATGCCGGATTTGAAGAAATAGAGAGAAAAGTCAAAGAAGAGTTGCTTGCAAAGTTAAAAGAAATTGACCCTTATACCTTTGAAAGAATCATTCTTATCCTTCTAAATAAAATGGGATACGGAGATTTCATAGAAACCAGCAAATCTGGAGATGGCGGTATTGACGGAATCATCAATGAAGACCAGCTAGGGCTTGAAAAAATATACATACAAGCGAAGCGTTATAACGAAAATAAAGTAAGAGAAACCGACATTCGCAACTTTATTGGGGCGATGAGTGGCGATACGCGAAAAGGAATATTTGTTACAACTTCCAGCTTCGACGACAAAGCAAAAACGAAAGCAAAAGACGCACACCACACCATCATTCTTATTGAAGGCTCGAAACTTGTAGATTTAATGCATAAATTTAATGTGGGCGTTCAAATAAAAGAGCAATACGAAATAAAAGCTCTCGATAACGACTTCTTTGACTCAGAAGAAGTCTAA
- a CDS encoding septal ring lytic transglycosylase RlpA family protein encodes MSNLNWQRHFPCNHTPTLPRLLGAVLVSMSVLTLTACTSGGSSGGRYAQDQDSLPDDGRILDPDNIPDAVPKLEPRSAGGNKSPYTVLGETYQVMPQSNGYTATGKVSWYGKKFHGYKTSNGEIYDMYKMSAAHRNLPIPSYVRVTNLSNDRTAIVRVNDRGPFHSERIMDLSYAAAVKLDIVRSGTATVRLEAIDPSNYDYAAGEAARDRLHSTKTKSAAASARTTNSHDLPQKTPTATGSAYLQAGAFRNQDSAFALRDQLKTLTGQAVNVDSIGGFYKVRIGPLDPAEIRNISELLMQRDLPKPQVVYF; translated from the coding sequence ATGAGCAACCTGAACTGGCAACGCCATTTCCCCTGCAACCACACTCCCACTCTGCCTAGACTCCTCGGCGCGGTGCTGGTGTCTATGTCTGTCTTAACGCTTACTGCCTGCACTAGCGGCGGCAGCAGCGGTGGCCGCTACGCGCAAGATCAAGACAGCCTGCCGGATGACGGCCGTATCCTCGACCCAGACAACATCCCCGATGCCGTGCCAAAACTGGAACCGCGCTCCGCCGGTGGCAATAAATCGCCTTACACCGTGCTCGGCGAAACCTATCAAGTGATGCCCCAGAGCAACGGCTACACCGCCACCGGCAAAGTGTCGTGGTATGGCAAAAAATTCCACGGCTACAAAACCTCTAACGGCGAAATCTACGACATGTACAAAATGAGCGCCGCGCACCGCAACCTGCCCATCCCCAGTTATGTGCGCGTCACCAACTTGAGCAATGACCGCACGGCCATCGTGCGCGTAAACGATCGCGGCCCCTTCCACTCCGAACGCATCATGGATCTCTCCTACGCCGCCGCGGTGAAACTCGACATCGTGCGCAGCGGCACCGCCACCGTACGCCTTGAAGCCATAGACCCCAGTAACTACGACTACGCCGCAGGAGAGGCCGCCAGAGATCGCCTTCACAGCACAAAAACAAAATCTGCTGCAGCGTCAGCACGCACAACGAACAGTCACGATTTGCCACAAAAAACACCTACCGCAACCGGCAGCGCTTATCTGCAAGCCGGCGCATTTCGTAATCAAGATTCTGCCTTTGCGCTGCGCGATCAGTTGAAAACCTTGACCGGCCAAGCCGTGAATGTCGACAGCATCGGTGGCTTCTACAAAGTGCGTATTGGGCCTTTAGACCCCGCCGAAATTCGCAACATCAGCGAGCTGTTGATGCAGCGCGATTTACCCAAACCACAGGTGGTTTATTTTTAG
- the nadB gene encoding L-aspartate oxidase codes for MHTSTHLHHDVLVIGSDTAGLTLALNLADKGSIAVISKGHVQDGSTRYAQGGIAAVLDSNDSTEAHIADTLVAGAGLCNEDAVRFTVENGRDSIQWLIDIGVDFTREPGGTEFHLTREGGHSTRRIIHSADATGRAVSSTLSEQALAQKNIAVFENHLAIDLIVQADADSGKMRCTGAYVFDSEKNEVKVFHARFVVLATGGASKVYLYTSNPDSASGDGIAMAWRAGCRVANMEFNQFHPTCLFHPKAKSLLMTEALRGEGAHLKLPSGERFMARFDERMELAPRDIVARAIDHEMKRLGIDFVLLDISHKAADFIREHFPTVYENCLQYGIDITKEAIPVVPAAHYTCGGVVVDKRGRTDLSNLYAIGETSCTGLHGANRMASNSLLECFVYARSAAHDIAQRWEQVTAPTTAPDWDASRVIDSDEAVVISHNWDELRRFMWDYVGIVRSCKRLQRALNRVEVLQREILEYYSNYRVSSDFLELRNLAIVAKLIIRSAMSRRESRGLHYNIDYPTTSPIARDTILVPTNFAGQDVRLD; via the coding sequence ATGCACACCTCGACACATTTACACCACGATGTCCTCGTGATCGGCAGCGACACTGCGGGTTTAACGCTCGCGCTAAATCTCGCTGACAAAGGCAGCATTGCCGTCATCAGCAAAGGCCATGTGCAAGATGGCTCCACGCGCTACGCGCAGGGCGGCATTGCGGCGGTGTTGGACAGCAACGATTCTACGGAAGCGCATATCGCCGACACCCTCGTCGCTGGTGCTGGTTTATGCAATGAAGATGCGGTGCGTTTTACCGTGGAAAACGGGCGCGACAGCATTCAATGGTTGATCGATATCGGTGTGGATTTCACGCGCGAACCGGGCGGCACCGAGTTTCACCTCACGCGCGAAGGCGGTCACAGCACACGCCGCATTATTCACAGCGCGGACGCCACTGGGCGCGCCGTATCTAGCACATTAAGTGAACAAGCGCTCGCACAAAAAAATATCGCCGTGTTTGAAAATCATTTGGCGATTGATTTGATCGTGCAAGCCGACGCTGACAGCGGGAAAATGCGCTGCACTGGCGCGTATGTATTTGATAGCGAAAAAAATGAAGTGAAAGTGTTTCATGCGCGCTTTGTGGTGCTCGCCACCGGCGGCGCGAGCAAGGTGTATTTGTACACCAGCAATCCCGATAGCGCATCTGGCGACGGCATTGCGATGGCGTGGCGCGCCGGCTGTCGCGTGGCGAATATGGAATTTAATCAATTCCATCCCACTTGTTTGTTTCACCCAAAAGCCAAATCACTGTTGATGACCGAAGCGCTGCGCGGTGAAGGCGCACATCTCAAATTGCCGTCTGGCGAGCGTTTTATGGCGCGTTTTGATGAGCGCATGGAATTGGCGCCGCGCGATATTGTGGCGCGCGCCATCGATCATGAAATGAAACGCCTCGGCATCGATTTTGTGCTGCTCGATATCAGTCACAAAGCCGCGGATTTTATTCGCGAACATTTTCCCACTGTGTATGAAAACTGTTTGCAATACGGCATTGACATCACAAAAGAAGCTATCCCCGTCGTTCCCGCTGCACATTACACCTGCGGCGGCGTGGTAGTGGACAAACGCGGTCGCACCGACCTCAGCAATTTGTACGCCATCGGTGAAACTTCTTGCACCGGTTTGCACGGCGCCAACCGCATGGCGAGCAATTCGCTGCTGGAATGTTTTGTGTATGCGCGTTCTGCCGCGCACGATATTGCGCAGCGCTGGGAGCAAGTGACTGCGCCGACCACCGCACCGGATTGGGATGCCTCGCGCGTGATTGATTCCGATGAAGCGGTAGTGATTTCTCACAACTGGGACGAGTTGCGCCGCTTCATGTGGGATTACGTCGGCATTGTGCGCAGTTGCAAACGATTGCAGCGCGCACTGAATCGCGTGGAAGTATTGCAGCGCGAAATTTTGGAGTACTACAGCAACTACCGCGTGAGCAGTGATTTTCTCGAACTGCGCAATCTCGCCATCGTTGCCAAATTGATTATTCGCTCGGCGATGTCGCGCCGTGAAAGTCGCGGCCTGCACTACAACATCGATTACCCGACTACCAGCCCCATCGCACGCGATACCATTTTAGTGCCGACCAATTTTGCCGGCCAAGATGTGCGGCTCGATTAA
- a CDS encoding folate-binding protein YgfZ — protein MRQFAALSDATVVSTLDDSLGLLAINGIDSAKFLQGQITCNLQDITPQQSRLGAHCTHKGRMVASFRLLQNAEHSYLFVLPKTTLAALQKSLAKYIVFSKAKLSDASGDYVLRGISGTQAQQRVAEVFGAAPNASNAQHSNENGSVICINAQTPRYLCVIPQASAAAVDSALSASAQIADSHYWHWLDIRDGIGSVHAETTEEFIPQMLNLQLQEGISFTKGCYTGQEIVARMQYRGILKKAMYRISGSGTAPLPNTAVFQENNTQAVGHIVNAENIDEKNWEALAVINHDAIEHALHLENTSGITVLTLPYTL, from the coding sequence ATGCGTCAGTTTGCCGCTTTATCAGATGCCACCGTTGTCAGTACGCTGGATGACAGCCTCGGGCTTCTCGCCATCAACGGCATCGACAGCGCGAAATTTCTGCAAGGACAAATCACCTGCAATCTGCAAGACATTACACCACAACAATCGCGCCTCGGCGCGCACTGCACCCACAAAGGCCGCATGGTGGCGAGCTTCCGCCTGCTACAAAACGCCGAACACAGTTATTTATTTGTACTGCCAAAAACAACACTGGCAGCACTGCAAAAATCACTCGCTAAATACATCGTATTTTCCAAAGCAAAACTCAGTGACGCATCCGGCGACTATGTGTTGCGCGGCATCAGCGGCACACAAGCACAACAGCGCGTAGCGGAAGTGTTTGGCGCCGCGCCCAACGCATCGAACGCTCAACACAGCAACGAAAATGGCAGTGTGATTTGCATCAACGCACAAACGCCGCGCTATCTCTGCGTCATACCACAAGCATCGGCTGCTGCAGTGGACAGCGCGCTGTCTGCCTCTGCACAAATTGCCGACAGCCACTACTGGCACTGGTTAGATATTCGCGACGGCATCGGCTCTGTGCATGCTGAGACAACCGAAGAATTTATTCCGCAAATGCTGAACCTGCAATTACAAGAAGGCATCAGTTTCACGAAAGGCTGCTACACCGGACAAGAAATTGTGGCGCGCATGCAGTATCGCGGTATTTTGAAAAAAGCGATGTATCGTATTAGCGGCAGTGGCACAGCGCCATTACCCAATACAGCTGTTTTCCAAGAAAATAACACGCAAGCAGTGGGACATATTGTCAACGCAGAAAATATCGACGAAAAAAACTGGGAAGCATTAGCCGTCATCAATCACGACGCGATAGAGCACGCCTTGCATCTTGAAAACACATCGGGCATTACTGTTCTGACACTACCTTACACACTGTAG
- the mltB gene encoding lytic murein transglycosylase B produces the protein MKTILARMVTLSRFCTVVLFGSLLAASNVYAGEYEQRSDVQAFADEMQTRYNFKKEDALEILSHAEKKQAILDAIARPAEKAKPWKDYRKIFLTDARVDGGVNFWLAHEQTLQAVSSSLQVEPEMIVAIIGIETSYGKNTGSYRVIDALATLAFDYPPRSAFFRQELQNFLLLAREQKKDPLILKGSYAGAMGYGQFMPSSYRNYAADFDKDGFADIWGNTADAIASVANYFKKHGWQAGEPVLARANTIAGFDTSLLATTGGFKPKLSLQEIAERGASPVVGGLGNARKAVLISQEGDYGTEYWLGFDNFYTITRYNNSSMYAMAAFQLADVIKAEHASRKKQAAAAL, from the coding sequence ATGAAAACGATACTAGCGCGCATGGTTACACTCTCTCGTTTCTGCACCGTTGTCCTATTCGGCAGCCTACTGGCTGCGAGCAATGTGTACGCCGGTGAATACGAGCAGCGCAGCGATGTGCAGGCGTTTGCCGACGAAATGCAAACGCGCTACAACTTCAAGAAAGAAGATGCGCTGGAAATTTTGTCGCACGCTGAAAAGAAGCAAGCCATATTGGATGCCATTGCGCGTCCTGCAGAAAAAGCCAAGCCGTGGAAAGATTACCGCAAGATTTTTTTGACCGACGCGCGCGTGGATGGCGGCGTCAATTTTTGGTTAGCACATGAGCAAACCCTGCAAGCAGTTTCCAGCAGCCTGCAGGTTGAACCTGAAATGATCGTTGCCATCATCGGCATCGAAACCAGTTACGGCAAAAACACCGGCAGCTATCGCGTCATCGACGCACTGGCCACACTCGCCTTTGACTACCCACCGCGCTCTGCTTTTTTCCGCCAAGAGCTGCAAAACTTTTTGCTGCTGGCACGCGAACAGAAAAAAGATCCGCTCATACTGAAAGGCTCTTATGCCGGCGCCATGGGCTACGGTCAATTCATGCCCTCCAGTTATCGCAACTACGCCGCCGATTTTGACAAAGACGGTTTTGCCGACATCTGGGGCAACACTGCCGATGCCATCGCCAGCGTCGCCAACTATTTCAAAAAACACGGCTGGCAAGCGGGTGAGCCGGTGCTGGCGCGCGCCAACACCATCGCTGGTTTTGATACCAGCCTGCTAGCGACTACTGGCGGCTTCAAGCCCAAGCTATCCTTGCAAGAAATTGCCGAACGCGGCGCATCACCTGTGGTTGGCGGCTTGGGCAATGCACGCAAAGCCGTGCTAATCAGCCAAGAGGGCGACTACGGCACGGAATACTGGTTAGGGTTCGACAACTTCTATACCATCACGCGCTACAACAACAGCAGCATGTACGCCATGGCCGCATTTCAACTGGCCGATGTCATCAAAGCCGAGCACGCATCGCGTAAGAAACAAGCCGCTGCCGCCCTCTAA